The Miscanthus floridulus cultivar M001 chromosome 7, ASM1932011v1, whole genome shotgun sequence genome includes a region encoding these proteins:
- the LOC136466617 gene encoding dicarboxylate transporter 2.1, chloroplastic-like codes for MESIRLADTHWPSSLPAPASAHLRHRHRHRLPGQISLPRTSPSLFSPHHHRLCPTPRHDLLQPLLASAAPASSPEPKLPGPAASGAKLVPASPAPDSSTEPKPSGAKLVPLVISLAVGLAVRFLAPRPAEVSPRAWQLLSIFLSTIAGLVLGPLPVGAWAFLGLTAAVATHTLPFAAAFAAFTNEIIWLIVISFFFARGFVKTGLGDRVATYFVKWLGSSTLGLSYGLTLGEACIAPAMPSTAARAGGIFLPIIKSLSLSSGSKPNHPSSRKLGTYLVMSQFQAASSSSALFLTAGAQNLLCLNLAEEFGVIIANPWVTWFKAASLPAIVSLLATPYLLYKIFPPEIKDTPEAPALAAEKQKQMGAVTKNEWAMIGTMILAVALWIFGDAIGVSSVVAAMLGLSILLLLGVLDWVDILNEKSAWDTLAWFSVLVGMASQLTNLGIVSWMSSCIAKLLQSFSLSWPAAFCVLQASYLVIHYLFASQTGHVGALYSAFLAMHVAAGVPRVLSALALAFNTDLFGGITHYSSGQAAVYFGAGYLELPDVFRIGFISTLINVFIWGGIGTFWWKLLGLY; via the exons atggagagcatccGCCTCGCCGACACCCACTGGCCGTCGTCTCTCCCGGCACCGGCGTCGGcccacctccgccaccgccaccgccaccgcctccccGGCCAAATCTCCCTCCCCCGCACCTCCCCCTCCCTCTTCTCCCCGCACCATCATCGCCTCTGCCCCACGCCTCGCCATGACCTCCTGCAGCCTCTCCTCGCCTCCGCAGCCCCTGCTTCTAGCCCCGAGCCAAAGCTCCCCGGCCCCGCCGCTTCCGGCGCGAAGCTCGTGCCCGCCTCCCCAGCCCCTGATTCTAGCACCGAGCCAAAGCCCTCCGGCGCGAAGCTCGTGCCGCTTGTCATCTCCCTCGCGGTCGGCCTCGCCGTGCGGTTCCTCGCGCCGCGGCCCGCCGAGGTGAGCCCGCGGGCGTGGCAGCTGCTCTCCATCTTCCTCTCCACCATCGCGGGGCTCGTGCTGGGCCCGCTTCCCGTCGGCGCCTGGGCCTTCCTCGGGCTCACGGCCGCCGTCGCCACGCACACACTCCCCTTCGCCGCCGCCTTCGCCGCATTCACCAACGAGATCATCTGGCTCATCgtcatctccttcttcttcgcGCGCGGGTTCGTCAAGACGGGCCTCGGCGACCGCGTCGCCACCTACTTCGTCAAGTGGCTCGGGAGCAGCACGCTGGGGCTGTCCTACGGGCTCACCCTCGGCGAGGCCTGCATAGCGCCGGCCATGCCCAGCACTGCGGCGAGGGCAGGGGGCATTTTCCTGCCGATCATCAAGTCACTCTCCCTCTCGTCTGGGAGCAAGCCCAATCATCCGTCTTCACGGAAGCTCGGAACATATCTTGTCATGTCGCAATTCCAG GCAGCTAGTAGCTCAAGTGCTTTATTCCTGACTGCTGGGGCACAAAATCTGTTGTGCTTGAATCTAGCAGAAGAGTTTGGTGTTATTATCGCAAATCCATGGGTAACATGGTTTAAAGCTGCTAGTTTGCCAGCTATTGTTTCTCTCCTAGCAACGCCATACTTGCTATACAAAATCTTCCCCCCTGAAATAAAGGACACCCCTGAGGCCCCGGCATTGGCTGCAGAGAAGCAGAAGCAGATGGGGGCGGTGACTAAAAATGAATGGGCTATGATTGGCACAATGATTCTTGCAGTCGCGCTATGGATTTTTGG GGATGCTATTGGTGTGTCTAGTGTTGTGGCTGCAATGCTTGGGCTCTCCATTCTTCTTCTGCTTGGTGTGCTGGACTGGGTTGATATCTTGAATGAAAAATCCGCATGGGATACGTTGGCTTGGTTTTCAGTTCTGGTTGGGATGGCATCACAACTCACAAACCTGGGGATTGTTTCTTGGATGTCAAGTTGTATTGCTAAGCTGCTTCAGTCTTTCTCATTGAGTTGGCCTGCAGCATTTTGTGTTCTTCAGGCCTCCTACCTTGTGATCCATTATCTATTTGCAAGCCAAACTGGGCATGTTGGAGCCTTGTACTCTGCATTTCTGGCTATGCATGTAGCAGCAGGTGTCCCTCGTGTGCTTTCAGCACTTGCTTTGGCGTTCAACACAGATTTGTTTGGGGGAATAACTCACTACAGTAGTGGGCAGGCAGCGGTATACTTTGGAG CTGGGTATCTTGAGCTTCCCGATGTTTTCAGGATTGGTTTTATATCAACCTTGATTAACGTATTTATCTGGGGAGGTATTGGGACCTTTTGGTGGAAACTTTTAGGGCTCTACTGA